The following are encoded together in the Arcticibacterium luteifluviistationis genome:
- a CDS encoding dihydrofolate reductase family protein produces the protein MNKKNKVFIATSLDGYIADENGGIDWLHVIPNPENDDMGYTAFMLQIDALVMGRNTFETVCGFDIDWPYQKPVFVLSNTLTKIPEKHEGKATLIKGTLNEILAQIHAKGFYNLYIDGGSTIQNFLKEDLIDEMTITIIPTLLGSGISLFGNLAEKLNFACVDSKIYLNKVVQNYFVRNRS, from the coding sequence ACATTGCTGATGAGAATGGAGGAATAGATTGGTTACATGTTATCCCAAATCCTGAAAATGATGATATGGGATATACTGCATTCATGTTGCAAATAGACGCTCTGGTCATGGGACGAAACACTTTTGAAACCGTATGCGGTTTTGACATCGACTGGCCTTATCAGAAACCCGTTTTTGTGCTGAGCAACACCTTGACCAAAATTCCAGAAAAACACGAGGGTAAAGCCACCTTAATAAAAGGAACCTTAAACGAAATACTAGCACAAATTCATGCGAAGGGTTTCTATAACCTATACATAGATGGTGGCAGCACTATCCAAAATTTCTTAAAGGAAGACTTAATCGACGAAATGACCATTACCATAATTCCCACGCTATTAGGAAGTGGAATTTCGCTGTTTGGCAACTTAGCCGAGAAGTTAAACTTTGCATGTGTAGATTCTAAAATCTACCTGAATAAGGTGGTTCAGAATTACTTTGTTAGAAATAGGTCATAG